In Capsicum annuum cultivar UCD-10X-F1 chromosome 11, UCD10Xv1.1, whole genome shotgun sequence, one genomic interval encodes:
- the LOC107848105 gene encoding inactive leucine-rich repeat receptor-like protein kinase CORYNE isoform X1 encodes MNATALKLAFLWVQLSCVQCHGRIIKDSSTGPPQFQRIFLSILFGMFTGLICVFIFAWLVRSFVRYISKAPILKGPVVFSPKIPAKTLQSALANETQLPGSSTWGKYCRTVLDNGFTVAVKRLEPFDSNSPHLHTTKSLKRKIQLDLEVIASLRHRNLMSLRAYVRESSRFFLIYDYVPTGSLEDAMNKVREKQLQLSWEVRLRIAVGIVKALQYLHFSCNPRILHRNLKPTNVLLDAEFEPRLADCGLAKIIPTSNLPAASTYGPPESFQSCSRYTDKSDIFSFGVILGVLLTGKYPTDPFFGNTSTGGSLARWLQCLQEAGDAREALDKTILGEEVEEDEMLMAVKIAVVCLSDMPADRPSSDELVSMLTQLNSF; translated from the exons ATGAATGCCACAGCTCTCAAGCTTGCTTTTTTGTGGGTACAACTAAGCTGTGTGCAATGCCATGGAAGGATAATCAAGGATAGCTCCACAGGCCCACCTCAGTTTCAAAGGATATTTCTGAGCATTCTGTTTGGTATGTTCACAGGATTGATTTGTGTATTTATCTTTGCTTGGCTTGTTCGGAGCTTTGTTCGTTACATCAGCAAAGCGCCAATTCTCAAAGGCCCGGTTGTATTCTCTCCTAAAATTCCAGCCAAGACTCTGCAATCAGCTCTTGCTAATGAAACCCAGTTGCCAGGGTCAAGTACCTGGGGGAAATACTGCAGGACTGTTCTTGACAATGGTTTTACCGTTGCAGTCAAGAGGCTGGAACCCTTCGACTCCAATTCTCCCCACTTACACACCACCAAGTCATTGAAGAGAAAAATACAACTGGATCTTGAAGTGATTGCTAGTTTGAGGCACAGGAACTTGATGAGTTTAAGGGCTTACGTTCGCGAATCCAGTAGATTCTTTCTGATCTACGATTATGTTCCTACAGGAAGTCTCGAAGATGCAATGAACAAAGTAAGGGAAAAGCAATTGCAACTTAGCTGGGAAGTCCGCCTCCGAATTGCAGTTGGGATTGTTAAGGCTCTTCAGTATCTTCACTTTTCTTGCAACCCCAGGATTTTGCACCGCAATTTGAAGCCCACAAATGTATTGTTGGATGCTGAGTTCGAGCCTAGGTTGGCTGATTGCGGTTTGGCCAAAATCATTCCCACTTCAAATCTCCCAGCAGCATCAACTTATGGTCCTCCGGAATCTTTCCAGAGCTGCAG CAGGTATACCGATAAGAGTGACATATTCAGCTTTGGGGTCATATTGGGTGTTCTATTAACTGGAAAGTACCCAACAGATCCCTTCTTTGGGAATACATCTACTGGAGGAAGTTTAGCACGTTGGCTTCAATGCTTGCAGGAAGCAGGCGATGCTCGAGAAGCATTGGATAAGACTATTCTAGGGGAAGAGGTTGAGGAAGATGAGATGCTAATGGCAGTAAAAATAGCAGTCGTATGCTTATCAGACATGCCTGCTGACCGGCCTTCCAGTGATGAGCTCGTTTCCATGCTCACCCAATTAAATAGCTTTTGA
- the LOC107848105 gene encoding inactive leucine-rich repeat receptor-like protein kinase CORYNE isoform X2, with translation MNATALKLAFLWVQLSCVQCHGRIIKDSSTGPPQFQRIFLSILFGMFTGLICVFIFAWLVRSFVRYISKAPILKGPVVFSPKIPAKTLQSALANETQLPGSSTWGKYCRTVLDNGFTVAVKRLEPFDSNSPHLHTTKSLKRKIQLDLEVIASLRHRNLMSLRAYVRESSRFFLIYDYVPTGSLEDAMNKVREKQLQLSWEVRLRIAVGIVKALQYLHFSCNPRILHRNLKPTNVLLDAEFEPRLADCGLAKIIPTSNLPAASTYGPPESFQSCRYTDKSDIFSFGVILGVLLTGKYPTDPFFGNTSTGGSLARWLQCLQEAGDAREALDKTILGEEVEEDEMLMAVKIAVVCLSDMPADRPSSDELVSMLTQLNSF, from the exons ATGAATGCCACAGCTCTCAAGCTTGCTTTTTTGTGGGTACAACTAAGCTGTGTGCAATGCCATGGAAGGATAATCAAGGATAGCTCCACAGGCCCACCTCAGTTTCAAAGGATATTTCTGAGCATTCTGTTTGGTATGTTCACAGGATTGATTTGTGTATTTATCTTTGCTTGGCTTGTTCGGAGCTTTGTTCGTTACATCAGCAAAGCGCCAATTCTCAAAGGCCCGGTTGTATTCTCTCCTAAAATTCCAGCCAAGACTCTGCAATCAGCTCTTGCTAATGAAACCCAGTTGCCAGGGTCAAGTACCTGGGGGAAATACTGCAGGACTGTTCTTGACAATGGTTTTACCGTTGCAGTCAAGAGGCTGGAACCCTTCGACTCCAATTCTCCCCACTTACACACCACCAAGTCATTGAAGAGAAAAATACAACTGGATCTTGAAGTGATTGCTAGTTTGAGGCACAGGAACTTGATGAGTTTAAGGGCTTACGTTCGCGAATCCAGTAGATTCTTTCTGATCTACGATTATGTTCCTACAGGAAGTCTCGAAGATGCAATGAACAAAGTAAGGGAAAAGCAATTGCAACTTAGCTGGGAAGTCCGCCTCCGAATTGCAGTTGGGATTGTTAAGGCTCTTCAGTATCTTCACTTTTCTTGCAACCCCAGGATTTTGCACCGCAATTTGAAGCCCACAAATGTATTGTTGGATGCTGAGTTCGAGCCTAGGTTGGCTGATTGCGGTTTGGCCAAAATCATTCCCACTTCAAATCTCCCAGCAGCATCAACTTATGGTCCTCCGGAATCTTTCCAGAGCTGCAG GTATACCGATAAGAGTGACATATTCAGCTTTGGGGTCATATTGGGTGTTCTATTAACTGGAAAGTACCCAACAGATCCCTTCTTTGGGAATACATCTACTGGAGGAAGTTTAGCACGTTGGCTTCAATGCTTGCAGGAAGCAGGCGATGCTCGAGAAGCATTGGATAAGACTATTCTAGGGGAAGAGGTTGAGGAAGATGAGATGCTAATGGCAGTAAAAATAGCAGTCGTATGCTTATCAGACATGCCTGCTGACCGGCCTTCCAGTGATGAGCTCGTTTCCATGCTCACCCAATTAAATAGCTTTTGA